A stretch of Thermodesulfobacteriota bacterium DNA encodes these proteins:
- a CDS encoding histidinol phosphate phosphatase domain-containing protein yields the protein MIDLHIHSTFSDGELIPAEVVSRATAAGYTALAITDHADPSNLELILENMGRFCRAMAGAGKADVFPGVELTHVPPRLIPYLVERSRELGAKVVVVHGETIVEPVPRGTNLAAIRAGADILAHPGLLTEAEARLARKNGVFLEITARKGHSLTNGHVARMAVKTGARMVYNTDSHSPGDFTPWDAALRIIRGASLTERDALRMQENARRIVER from the coding sequence TTGATCGACCTGCACATCCATTCGACGTTCAGCGACGGAGAGCTGATCCCCGCGGAGGTCGTTTCCCGCGCGACGGCCGCCGGGTACACGGCGCTCGCGATCACGGACCACGCGGATCCGTCGAACCTGGAGCTGATCCTGGAGAACATGGGGCGCTTCTGTCGGGCGATGGCCGGGGCCGGGAAGGCCGACGTGTTCCCCGGCGTCGAGCTGACGCACGTTCCCCCGCGCCTCATTCCGTACCTTGTGGAGCGGTCCCGGGAGCTTGGGGCGAAGGTGGTCGTCGTGCACGGGGAGACGATCGTCGAGCCGGTCCCCCGCGGAACCAACCTCGCCGCGATCCGCGCGGGAGCGGACATCCTGGCGCACCCGGGCCTCCTGACCGAGGCCGAGGCCCGGCTTGCCCGGAAGAACGGCGTATTCCTCGAGATCACCGCGCGGAAGGGGCACTCCCTGACGAACGGGCACGTGGCGAGGATGGCGGTAAAAACGGGGGCGCGGATGGTATACAATACCGACTCGCACTCGCCCGGAGATTTCACTCCGTGGGACGCGGCGCTGCGGATCATCCGCGGGGCGTCCCTCACGGAGCGGGATGCGCTCCGGATGCAGGAGAACGCGCGGCGGATCGTGGAGCGGTAA
- a CDS encoding diguanylate cyclase, producing the protein VVTGVLLSVVERIGGALRDSDLLARQDASHFCIVLPETDAFGATLAVRRLRRVIRERNRFAFLGTEFSLQPFLMSATSPHDGRDFQELVRVAEEKHSRQQKSPLHRLRIADRGFWDAFDVLVGKPEHYEMLRKGEDVPHFQRIRRDLGRNGYFSIPRENFLRILEAVAQDASSPGGSRGMAIVAGPTPEIYKQVFLSFRPDIPPNRNVYILGRGGGTRFDAGNLLCISTEDDLLKDREVVLSLKEDGAYGLFGADRGADVEGFNTADEWLVEAMLEKIQDLYQLQRTF; encoded by the coding sequence GCGTCGTCACCGGCGTGCTGCTTTCGGTCGTCGAGCGGATCGGGGGCGCGCTGCGCGACTCCGACCTCCTGGCGCGGCAGGACGCGAGCCACTTCTGCATCGTCCTCCCGGAAACCGACGCCTTCGGCGCCACGCTCGCCGTCCGCAGGCTGCGGAGGGTGATCCGCGAAAGGAACCGGTTCGCGTTCCTCGGCACGGAGTTCTCCCTTCAGCCGTTCCTCATGTCGGCGACATCTCCCCACGACGGGCGCGATTTCCAGGAGCTGGTCCGCGTGGCGGAGGAGAAGCACTCCCGCCAGCAGAAAAGCCCCCTGCACCGCCTGCGGATCGCCGACCGCGGCTTCTGGGACGCGTTCGACGTCCTCGTCGGGAAGCCCGAGCATTACGAAATGCTCCGGAAAGGGGAGGACGTTCCCCATTTCCAGCGCATCCGGCGGGACCTCGGGCGGAACGGTTATTTCAGCATCCCGCGGGAGAATTTCCTTCGGATACTGGAGGCGGTGGCCCAGGACGCGTCCTCGCCGGGGGGGTCCCGGGGGATGGCCATCGTGGCCGGACCCACCCCGGAGATCTACAAGCAGGTCTTCCTTTCGTTCCGGCCGGACATCCCGCCGAACCGGAACGTCTACATCCTCGGGCGGGGGGGAGGCACCCGGTTCGACGCAGGGAACCTGCTGTGCATCTCCACGGAAGACGACCTTCTGAAGGACCGCGAGGTGGTCCTTTCCCTGAAGGAGGACGGCGCGTACGGCCTGTTCGGAGCCGACCGGGGGGCGGACGTAGAGGGGTTCAACACCGCGGACGAGTGGCTGGTGGAGGCGATGCTCGAGAAGATCCAGGACCTCTACCAGCTTCAGAGGACCTTCTGA
- a CDS encoding helix-turn-helix domain-containing protein, whose product MEKAPLPAIMKTRDLAILLDLSPDTVNEMARRGILKGYKSGNQWRFRRKDVERYIEREKTLPVPESG is encoded by the coding sequence GTGGAAAAAGCCCCCCTTCCAGCGATCATGAAAACGCGAGATCTGGCAATCCTGCTGGATTTGAGCCCGGACACGGTGAACGAGATGGCCCGCCGCGGGATCCTGAAGGGGTACAAGAGCGGCAACCAGTGGCGGTTCCGCAGGAAGGACGTGGAGAGATACATCGAACGGGAGAAAACCCTCCCGGTCCCGGAATCCGGCTGA
- a CDS encoding tetratricopeptide repeat protein — protein MAEKIRYTRRDLKEPDEFISTFGRTIAWCKENRSKVALAVLALVVALAAAFGTRGYLRWQEGKAAGAIWPLLEEARNFLESPPGADNAALMALEGKIASLAKEHSGTRASAYAHYYLGSLAFRRGDYAGSLFRFHEGIRTGKAQGVLRFLLRNGVANALEAKGDYAGAASAYREAADAAGPAMKTDALFGEARVLGLSGRKAEAVAVYRHILKENPETGMKDMIEFMIARLE, from the coding sequence ATGGCGGAGAAGATTCGATACACCCGGCGGGACCTGAAGGAGCCCGACGAGTTCATTTCCACGTTCGGGCGGACGATCGCGTGGTGCAAGGAGAATCGGTCGAAGGTCGCCCTGGCGGTCCTCGCGCTCGTGGTCGCGCTGGCGGCTGCGTTCGGGACCCGCGGATACCTCCGGTGGCAGGAGGGGAAGGCCGCGGGCGCGATATGGCCGCTCCTCGAGGAGGCCCGCAATTTCCTCGAATCGCCTCCCGGAGCCGACAACGCGGCCCTCATGGCGCTTGAGGGGAAGATCGCCTCTCTCGCGAAGGAGCATTCCGGGACCCGGGCATCGGCATATGCGCATTATTATCTCGGCTCCCTTGCGTTCCGCCGCGGAGATTACGCCGGAAGCCTGTTCCGCTTCCACGAAGGGATCCGGACCGGCAAGGCCCAGGGGGTCCTGAGATTCCTCCTCCGGAACGGCGTGGCGAACGCCCTGGAGGCGAAGGGGGATTATGCCGGGGCCGCCTCCGCGTACCGGGAAGCCGCGGACGCCGCCGGGCCCGCGATGAAGACCGATGCGCTGTTCGGCGAGGCGCGCGTGCTCGGCCTCTCCGGCAGGAAAGCCGAAGCGGTGGCCGTGTACCGGCATATCCTCAAGGAGAACCCGGAAACCGGGATGAAGGACATGATCGAATTCATGATCGCCCGCCTGGAGTAG
- a CDS encoding glycoside hydrolase family 57 protein produces the protein MKVCFLWHMHQPYYKDPETGSYALPWVRLHAIKDYVALPRIFREFRNVRHTFNLVPSLLVQVRDYVENNASDSFLDVSRKNALDLTRDEREFILRNFFSAFAPTMILPQPRYAELFRGHEDALRSLERNGGSNAGVYGSSDYTDLVALFNLTWFHPLHREEDPELARLWQKGGRYTEKEKQYILDRQILVMSRMFEEYRRLETEDGGELSSSPMYHPILPLLIDNRSALDARPGMNLPNRPFAYPRDARRQLEEGREIFRELFGAYPKGLWPSEGSISPATLELAAKSGYRWIATDEILLSKALGKNVTRDADGIPSEPEWVYRPYAVRTDAGEIRIVFRDHHLSDLIGFEYSRWDAHDAANNFINILSKLHNKLKSNGLKIPENEFIVPVILDGENAWEYYHDSGVVFLKTLLQKLDGLKPDIECVTLSEATTGSRASEVLPSVPTGSWIDGTFNIWIGHPEDHAAWDMLSLARAQWETRAAPLEAAGTPLPEELKKAESYLFAAEGSDWCWWYGDDHFTPHGPEFDRLFRHNVKAAYLAMGIDPPATLDIPIVRRERISRKKDFIPAPGSYIRPSIDGLITSYLEWSSASVYVPNPEFGSMHRAGRLILSRFYYGFSADVLYFRFDLDPVAVENIRHIDLEILFTRKNRKILGEISLEESASRWSFLEIEAKEPAQRLTFEGRESISATYNKVVEIGIPLDLLDCRADDRMDFFLTIQPKGTLGERWPLYGAFSAELPGADFEERNWSV, from the coding sequence TTGAAGGTCTGCTTCCTGTGGCACATGCACCAGCCGTATTACAAGGATCCGGAAACCGGATCCTACGCCCTGCCGTGGGTCCGGCTGCACGCCATCAAGGACTACGTCGCCCTTCCGAGGATCTTCCGCGAATTCCGGAACGTCCGGCACACCTTCAACCTGGTTCCGTCTCTGCTTGTCCAGGTGCGGGATTACGTGGAGAACAACGCGAGCGACAGCTTCCTCGACGTTTCGCGGAAGAACGCCCTGGACCTCACGCGGGACGAGCGGGAGTTCATCCTGCGGAACTTCTTCTCCGCGTTCGCGCCCACGATGATCCTTCCCCAGCCCCGGTACGCCGAGCTGTTCCGGGGGCATGAGGACGCCCTCCGCTCCCTCGAGAGAAACGGCGGGTCGAACGCGGGGGTGTACGGCTCCTCGGATTACACGGACCTGGTCGCCCTGTTCAACCTCACCTGGTTCCATCCCCTCCATCGAGAGGAGGACCCCGAGCTTGCGCGCCTGTGGCAAAAGGGAGGGCGCTACACGGAAAAGGAGAAACAATACATTCTGGACCGGCAGATCCTGGTCATGTCGCGGATGTTCGAGGAATACCGGCGGCTCGAGACGGAGGACGGCGGGGAGCTTTCCTCCTCGCCCATGTACCACCCCATCCTCCCCCTCCTGATCGACAACCGGTCGGCGCTGGATGCGCGGCCGGGCATGAACCTTCCCAACCGTCCGTTCGCCTACCCTCGGGATGCCCGACGCCAGCTCGAGGAGGGGAGGGAGATCTTCAGGGAGCTCTTCGGCGCCTACCCGAAGGGATTGTGGCCATCGGAAGGATCCATCAGCCCGGCCACGCTGGAGCTGGCCGCGAAGTCCGGATACCGATGGATCGCCACCGACGAGATCCTCCTCTCGAAAGCGCTCGGAAAGAACGTGACGCGGGACGCCGACGGGATTCCCTCGGAGCCGGAATGGGTTTACCGCCCCTATGCGGTCCGGACCGACGCCGGGGAAATCCGCATCGTGTTCCGGGACCATCACCTTTCCGATCTGATCGGCTTCGAGTATTCCAGATGGGATGCGCATGACGCGGCGAATAATTTCATTAATATATTAAGCAAATTACATAATAAACTAAAAAGCAACGGATTAAAGATTCCGGAAAACGAATTCATCGTTCCGGTCATCCTGGACGGGGAAAACGCTTGGGAGTATTACCATGATTCCGGGGTCGTTTTCCTGAAGACATTATTGCAGAAGCTCGATGGTTTAAAGCCTGATATCGAATGTGTTACTTTATCCGAGGCGACCACCGGAAGCCGTGCTTCCGAAGTCTTGCCTTCCGTGCCGACCGGATCATGGATCGACGGGACGTTCAATATCTGGATCGGGCATCCCGAAGACCATGCCGCCTGGGATATGCTTTCGCTCGCCCGCGCCCAATGGGAAACCCGGGCGGCGCCGCTGGAAGCCGCCGGGACGCCGCTTCCGGAGGAGCTGAAAAAGGCGGAAAGCTACCTCTTCGCGGCGGAAGGATCCGACTGGTGCTGGTGGTACGGCGACGACCATTTCACGCCGCACGGACCCGAATTCGACCGCCTTTTCCGGCACAACGTGAAAGCCGCCTACCTGGCCATGGGGATCGATCCTCCGGCCACGCTGGACATCCCGATCGTCCGGAGGGAAAGGATTTCCCGAAAGAAAGATTTCATTCCCGCGCCGGGAAGCTATATCCGGCCCAGCATCGACGGGCTGATCACGTCCTATCTCGAATGGAGCTCGGCGTCGGTTTACGTGCCCAATCCCGAGTTCGGCTCGATGCACCGGGCAGGGAGGCTGATCCTTTCCCGATTCTATTACGGCTTCAGCGCGGATGTCCTGTATTTCCGGTTCGACCTGGACCCGGTCGCCGTTGAGAACATCCGTCACATCGACCTGGAAATCCTGTTCACCCGGAAAAACCGCAAGATTCTCGGGGAAATCTCTCTGGAGGAGTCCGCGTCCCGGTGGTCGTTCCTCGAAATCGAGGCGAAGGAGCCGGCGCAGCGGCTCACGTTCGAAGGCAGGGAGTCGATCTCCGCGACGTACAACAAGGTTGTGGAAATCGGAATACCTCTCGACCTGCTGGACTGCAGGGCGGACGACCGCATGGATTTCTTCCTGACGATCCAGCCGAAAGGGACCCTCGGCGAAAGATGGCCTCTCTACGGCGCTTTTTCAGCGGAGCTGCCGGGCGCCGATTTCGAGGAAAGGAACTGGTCCGTCTAA
- a CDS encoding DUF4388 domain-containing protein, with protein MVAGAKRVLIADPVEANRQPLALFLREEGMEVIEVPDGSRALSETLLRNPDVLLLDMAVPILSPDRLVLILRSNPNTKDMPIFFLSDQERSVSGFRPGVDQFLRRPFQEEEVLQRIQRYFFRDPFTEVLSGDSEISGNLSQFFIPDLWQMLSMNRKSGILQIEGEGVAGSIYIERGNIVSASTQNLVGEKALFRMIPLRQGRFSFLPGKVGVRRTIFRPGEQTILEGLRQHDELLKVGDALPSPSDSVAVVGEPGEISPAEGSLREVLMLAGFCSRVEDIVNNCHYPDLVVYKALLSLKERGILEIGPFDARPAKNAFLPPEAAERIGRKLREGAERAGAGAAHIVFFFPDPAVLEELVTAFGKFREFDADKAFFSLRGKEGVSVGSFGRLQVADCPIALHAFPYLRSISPLWYSLAPSPLAIVVLLKEGLSDSLENLMAVSEFTRGSGARVLMALTGKGFSEFGLGENTLRMFRNRVERLGGSLEVREMERAAPEAIRDAVASVIGKSLEGEDR; from the coding sequence ATGGTCGCGGGGGCGAAACGGGTTCTCATCGCGGACCCCGTCGAAGCGAACCGGCAGCCTCTGGCCCTTTTCCTGCGGGAGGAGGGGATGGAGGTCATCGAGGTTCCGGACGGCAGCAGGGCGCTGTCCGAGACGCTCCTGCGCAATCCGGACGTCCTTCTCCTCGACATGGCGGTGCCGATTTTGAGCCCGGACCGTCTGGTCCTGATCCTCCGCAGCAACCCGAACACGAAGGACATGCCGATCTTCTTCCTGAGCGACCAGGAGCGCAGCGTTTCGGGGTTCCGCCCCGGCGTGGACCAGTTCCTCCGCAGGCCGTTCCAGGAAGAGGAAGTCCTTCAGCGCATCCAGCGGTACTTCTTCCGGGATCCCTTCACCGAGGTCCTCAGCGGAGATTCCGAGATCAGCGGAAACCTGAGCCAGTTCTTCATCCCCGACCTCTGGCAGATGCTCTCGATGAACCGGAAGAGCGGGATCCTCCAGATCGAGGGGGAAGGCGTCGCCGGCTCGATCTACATCGAGCGGGGGAACATCGTCTCCGCCTCGACGCAGAACCTCGTCGGCGAGAAGGCGCTGTTCCGGATGATCCCGCTCCGGCAGGGCCGGTTCAGCTTCCTGCCGGGGAAAGTGGGGGTCCGGCGGACCATCTTCCGTCCCGGCGAGCAGACGATCCTCGAAGGTCTCCGGCAGCACGACGAACTCCTGAAGGTCGGCGACGCGCTTCCCTCGCCGTCCGACTCCGTGGCGGTCGTCGGGGAGCCGGGGGAGATCTCTCCGGCGGAAGGGTCGCTCCGGGAAGTCCTGATGCTTGCGGGGTTCTGTTCCCGCGTCGAGGACATCGTCAACAACTGTCACTACCCGGACCTGGTGGTCTACAAGGCGCTCCTCTCGCTGAAGGAGCGGGGGATCCTGGAGATCGGCCCCTTCGACGCGCGCCCCGCGAAGAACGCCTTCCTCCCCCCCGAAGCGGCGGAACGGATCGGCCGGAAGCTGCGGGAGGGCGCCGAGCGCGCCGGGGCGGGCGCCGCCCACATCGTTTTCTTCTTCCCCGACCCGGCCGTGCTGGAGGAACTCGTCACGGCGTTCGGGAAGTTCCGCGAGTTCGATGCGGACAAGGCGTTCTTTTCCCTCCGGGGGAAGGAGGGGGTCTCCGTGGGGTCGTTCGGGCGGCTCCAGGTGGCGGATTGCCCGATCGCGCTCCACGCCTTCCCCTACCTCCGGTCGATCTCGCCCCTCTGGTACAGTCTCGCGCCGTCTCCGCTCGCGATCGTCGTCCTTCTCAAGGAGGGATTGTCCGATTCGCTGGAGAACCTGATGGCCGTTTCGGAATTCACGCGGGGTTCCGGCGCGCGGGTCCTGATGGCCTTGACGGGGAAAGGGTTCTCGGAGTTCGGCCTGGGGGAGAACACGCTCAGGATGTTCCGCAACCGCGTGGAGCGGCTCGGGGGATCGCTGGAGGTGCGGGAGATGGAGCGGGCCGCCCCCGAGGCGATCCGGGACGCCGTCGCGTCGGTCATCGGGAAATCGCTGGAAGGAGAGGACCGTTGA